A portion of the Bdellovibrio sp. ArHS genome contains these proteins:
- a CDS encoding NAD(+)/NADH kinase, translating to MSKNSKLVLEENSSIALVYRIQTAQAVSLAKKVSDYLKEKGYVVFTGPDQKIIPGTKAAKTKKQLDQLKLIIVLGGDGTYLRAVRLLEGRSTPILGFNMGSLGFLTAHSAESVFDVIEKTLAGKMVLRPRSMLFAKILRRGKVRDEYHALNDIVIERGSMSQLINTAIYSEKFLVSEVKADGFIVASPSGSTAYNLAAGGPLLDPESPVFVMTPVAPHSLTSRPLIFPDNKELSFKLDGKTQKAHFIVDGQKMTEITPDDEVVVTKSCYDHMMVREPNHNYFHLLREKLKFGDRS from the coding sequence ATGAGTAAAAACAGCAAATTAGTTCTAGAAGAAAATAGCAGCATCGCTTTAGTGTATCGTATCCAGACGGCGCAAGCCGTCTCTTTGGCGAAAAAGGTCTCGGATTATTTGAAGGAAAAAGGCTACGTGGTTTTCACGGGCCCGGATCAAAAAATTATTCCTGGAACCAAAGCGGCGAAAACCAAAAAGCAATTGGATCAGTTAAAGCTGATCATCGTTCTGGGCGGCGACGGGACTTACCTTCGTGCCGTGCGCCTTCTGGAAGGGCGAAGCACGCCGATTCTGGGTTTTAACATGGGCTCGCTGGGCTTTCTAACAGCTCATAGTGCTGAATCTGTCTTTGATGTCATCGAAAAAACTTTGGCGGGGAAAATGGTGCTTCGTCCCCGTTCAATGCTTTTTGCGAAAATCCTTCGTCGCGGAAAAGTACGGGATGAGTATCACGCCCTGAACGACATCGTGATTGAAAGAGGCTCGATGAGCCAATTGATCAACACCGCAATCTATTCCGAAAAATTCTTGGTCAGCGAAGTGAAGGCCGATGGCTTTATCGTCGCCAGCCCTTCCGGCTCTACCGCATACAACCTGGCTGCCGGCGGCCCTTTATTGGACCCCGAATCGCCAGTTTTCGTGATGACGCCGGTCGCGCCCCACAGTCTGACATCTCGTCCTTTGATTTTTCCAGACAATAAAGAGTTGTCCTTCAAGCTAGATGGCAAGACTCAAAAAGCCCACTTCATCGTCGACGGTCAGAAAATGACCGAGATCACTCCTGATGATGAAGTCGTGGTGACCAAGTCTTGCTACGATCACATGATGGTGCGAGAACCTAATCACAACTACTTCCACTTGCTTCGCGAAAAACTTAAATTCGGAGATCGCAGCTAG
- a CDS encoding M3 family metallopeptidase yields MSNPLLQPFTNKDQAVPFDLIKVEHFLPALDEAIKIAKENIAKLKSNPATPDFENTIVALEAASELPERITGIYSNLEVAHADDALQALAKEIYPKVTAFASDVSLDEEIFKKVKAVYDKRESLNLNKEQARLLEKTYLSFTRNGALLSEKDKETLRNIDQELSVLGPKFSENVLKATNAFEMFLDKKEDVEGLPEGTLEGAAAMAEAKGQKGKWLFTLSIPSYLPFMTYAKNRALREKMWRAYASRSYKGEFDNQETVLKIVQLRDQRAKLLGFKTHADFVLAERMAKNPQTVMDFLGKLLQASKDAGKKDLAEVAAYAKKLDGISDIQPWDFGYYSEKLKEDKYAFNEEDLRPYFQLEKVVDGVFAHAKKLYGLTFKENKDIPVYHPEVKAYEIYEDKSGKYMGLFYTDFFPRETKKGGAWMTQFRGQGLIDGAMKRPHVSIVCNFTKPTPTKPSLLTYDEVRTLFHEFGHALHGMLSEVTYQSLSGTNVYWDFVELPSQIMENWVGEKEGLDLFARHYETNVAMPADLIEKLKASQKFQAGYTACRQLQFGMMDMAWHSTDPATIKDVDAFEEKATAETRLFPKIDGANSSCSFSHIFAGGYSAGYYSYKWAEVLDADAFEFFKEKGLFNAEVAQKFKDNVLSKGGTEHPMDLYKNFRGREPDPNALLRRDGLI; encoded by the coding sequence ATGAGCAATCCTCTTTTACAGCCCTTTACGAACAAAGACCAAGCCGTCCCCTTTGATTTAATCAAAGTCGAACACTTCTTGCCTGCCCTGGACGAGGCGATCAAAATTGCGAAAGAAAATATCGCAAAATTGAAAAGCAATCCGGCAACACCTGATTTTGAAAATACGATTGTGGCTTTGGAAGCCGCTTCCGAATTGCCAGAAAGAATCACCGGGATCTATTCCAATCTTGAAGTGGCCCATGCCGACGATGCTTTACAGGCTTTAGCAAAAGAGATCTATCCCAAAGTCACCGCCTTTGCTTCGGACGTTTCTTTGGATGAAGAGATTTTTAAAAAGGTCAAAGCCGTTTATGACAAACGCGAAAGCTTGAACTTAAACAAAGAACAAGCACGCCTGTTGGAAAAAACATATTTGTCTTTCACACGCAACGGAGCTTTGCTTTCTGAAAAAGACAAAGAAACTTTGCGCAACATCGACCAGGAGCTTTCTGTTCTGGGCCCTAAATTCTCGGAAAACGTCTTGAAAGCGACCAATGCGTTCGAAATGTTCCTGGATAAAAAAGAAGATGTTGAAGGTCTTCCCGAAGGCACTCTTGAAGGTGCAGCGGCAATGGCCGAAGCCAAAGGGCAAAAAGGCAAATGGCTTTTCACTTTGTCCATCCCTTCTTATCTGCCCTTTATGACGTATGCGAAAAATCGCGCCCTTCGCGAAAAAATGTGGCGTGCTTACGCCTCACGTTCCTACAAAGGCGAATTCGACAATCAAGAAACGGTTCTTAAAATCGTGCAACTGCGTGATCAACGCGCGAAACTTCTGGGTTTCAAAACTCATGCGGATTTCGTTTTGGCTGAACGCATGGCCAAGAATCCCCAAACGGTGATGGATTTCCTTGGAAAACTTTTGCAGGCTTCAAAAGACGCCGGCAAAAAAGATTTGGCCGAGGTCGCCGCTTACGCAAAAAAATTGGATGGAATTTCTGATATTCAACCTTGGGACTTTGGCTATTACTCTGAGAAATTGAAAGAAGACAAATACGCTTTCAATGAAGAAGACCTGCGTCCGTACTTCCAGCTTGAAAAAGTTGTGGATGGTGTTTTCGCCCACGCCAAAAAACTATACGGCCTGACTTTCAAAGAGAACAAAGACATCCCGGTTTATCATCCTGAAGTCAAAGCCTACGAAATCTATGAAGACAAGTCCGGTAAGTACATGGGACTTTTCTATACAGATTTCTTCCCTCGCGAGACCAAAAAAGGCGGCGCCTGGATGACTCAGTTCCGTGGGCAGGGTCTGATCGATGGCGCGATGAAACGTCCTCACGTCAGCATTGTTTGTAACTTTACCAAACCGACGCCAACGAAGCCTTCACTTTTGACGTACGATGAAGTGCGCACCCTGTTCCATGAATTCGGTCACGCCTTGCATGGCATGCTGTCAGAAGTGACTTATCAATCCTTAAGCGGCACGAATGTTTATTGGGACTTTGTCGAACTTCCTTCACAAATCATGGAAAACTGGGTGGGTGAAAAAGAAGGTCTGGACCTTTTTGCTCGTCACTACGAAACCAATGTGGCGATGCCTGCGGATTTGATCGAAAAGCTGAAAGCTTCACAAAAATTCCAGGCCGGTTACACCGCCTGCCGCCAGTTGCAATTCGGTATGATGGATATGGCATGGCACTCGACAGATCCCGCGACCATCAAAGACGTGGATGCGTTCGAAGAAAAAGCCACGGCCGAAACCCGTCTGTTCCCTAAGATCGACGGCGCCAATAGCTCGTGCAGCTTCAGTCACATCTTTGCAGGCGGATATTCCGCGGGATACTACTCTTACAAGTGGGCGGAAGTTTTGGATGCCGATGCCTTTGAGTTCTTCAAAGAAAAAGGTTTGTTCAACGCGGAAGTCGCGCAGAAGTTTAAAGACAACGTTTTAAGCAAAGGCGGAACAGAGCACCCGATGGATCTTTACAAGAATTTCCGCGGTCGCGAACCAGATCCGAATGCGCTTCTAAGACGTGATGGTTTGATTTAG